One genomic segment of Hippoglossus hippoglossus isolate fHipHip1 chromosome 22, fHipHip1.pri, whole genome shotgun sequence includes these proteins:
- the tmem30aa gene encoding transmembrane protein 30Aa, which translates to MMASSYNAKEEDGQHPGAAGHGGAAEAKSKKPDNTAFKQQRLPAWQPILTAGTVLPAFFVIGLIFIPIGIGLFVTSNNIKEFEIDYTGVNTESPCYSCANNISWNNTTPCLCSVNFTLDQPFESNVYMYYGLSNFYQNHRRYVKSRDDSQLYGDRSALKSPSKECEPYRTSGGEPIAPCGAIANSLFNDTLELYHFDVNGTRNLIPLVKKGIAWWTDKHVKFRNPGVNNNLTVAFQGTSKPVNWRKPVYELDPSDPDNNGFINEDFIVWMRTAALPTFRKLYRIIQKKSSTTPTLPSGKYVLDITYNYPVTSFDGRKRMILSTISWMGGKNPFLGIAYITVGSICFFLGVVLLIIHHKYDTRNSSADIPN; encoded by the exons ATGATGGCGTCCAGCTACAACGCCAAGGAGGAGGACGGGCAGCACCCTGGCGCCGCGGGTCACGGCGGAGCGGCGGAGGCGAAGAGCAAGAAGCCGGACAACACGGCGTTCAAGCAGCAGAGGCTACCGGCCTGGCAGCCCATCCTGACGGCGGGCACCGTGCTCCCGGCCTTCTTCGTTATCGGCCTCATCTTCATCCCCATCGGCATCGGCCTGTTCGTCACATCCAACAACATCAAGGAGTTCGAG ATTGATTACACCGGTGTGAACACTGAAAGTCCCTGCTACAGCTGTGCCAATAACATTAgctggaacaacacaacaccatgtctctgctctgtgaacTTCACCCTGGATCAGCCATTCGAG AGCAATGTCTATATGTACTACGGCTTATCCAACTTCTATCAGAACCACAGACGCTACGTGAAGTCCAGGGATGACAGCCAGTTGTATGGCGACCGCTCTGCTCTGAAG AGCCCCAGCAAAGAATGTGAGCCGTACCGTACGAGTGGTGGAGAGCCCATCGCTCCGTGTGGGGCCATAGCCAACAGCCTTTTCAACG ACACTCTGGAGCTGTATCATTTTGATGTCAATGGCACCAGAAATCTAATTCCTCTGGTGAAGAAAGGAATTGCTTGGTGGACAGACAAGCATGTGAAGTTCAGGAATCCGGGTGTAAACAACAACCTCACTGTAGCATTCCAAG GTACAAGTAAGCCGGTGAACTGGAGGAAGCCAGTGTACGAGTTGGACCCATCAGATCCTGACAACAACGGCTTCATCAACGAGGACTTCATTGTGTGGATGCGCACGGCTGCGTTGCCCACCTTCCGCAAGCTGTACCGCATCATCCAGAAGAAGTCCAGCACCACCCCCACTCTACCCAGTGGCAAATACGTCTTGGACATTACTTACA ATTACCCTGTGACCAGCTTTGATGGTCGCAAGCGAATGATCCTGAGCACCATCTCCTGGATGGGGGGAAAGAACCCCTTCCTGGGTATCGCCTACATCACAGTGGGCTCCATCTGCTTCTTCCTGGGTGTGGTTCTGCTCATCATCCACCATAAATATGACACCCGCAACAGCAGTGCAGATATCCCAAACTAA
- the LOC117755818 gene encoding filamin-A-interacting protein 1-like isoform X2, producing the protein MTSIKREHLQTSLKRISRIIHIIETITGIKHYILGLKRLLENEKAYQVKKEKDHSKRLAKVQEELVKLKSFALMLVNERQQHLEQMDQQSQRVQELSQQLQQREQALSEAREHAQEDGHRVLSLEAELKEKSNKLTQQHEEMSAKLASQESHSRQLNVKLLGLTHKVEELEESNRALRKSEEELQELREKIGKGECGNSNLIAEVENLRKQVLEMEGKDEEITKTENQCRELRKRLQEEDNKSKDLRLEVEKLQKRMMELEKLEDAFSISKSECAELHTALEREKGLSKELSDEVVALRIRMKELESSELKLEKSELSLKDDLSKLKSLTVALMEERKTLMERMKSDEKKQEDLSTMVKVEQSKVMEVTEKLIEESKKLLKLKSEMENKVETLTIEKGELSNKLAYEIDTSTDLNSKVSQMKKRLDGFEQAEKLSVKNLVKSDPGRTPDPIRKEDNKVNELTFEIERLKNRLKQLEVVEGDLIKTEDQYDMLEKRFMTEQDKANILSRQVEEMRNQIARNKAIEKGEEDSQEEDLRQRCKREEVKMRELQADVVALKEKIHELMHKEDQLSQLQVDYSVLQQRFLEEEEKAKNMGTEVFHLSKELEIAKRHSRALRPSLNGRRMVDAAVTSTGVQTEASSSGPAEEDTPAVFIRKSVQEENHIMNNLRQKCLKKSEKSIERCPSSSSDMGLKKSWIPWMRKKDNPPQETSLEKSLHINGDHLPSELTLSPKPGQPLHIRVTPDHQNNMTTLEIRTTEDVFSSSAPLSPNPSQPKSRITIIPSYSAQTPKRKPTTGHQGLERAKSPVTITTISRAKSPESNRPCSTASGRPLSPVSIMTVSTSVVSEASASPEPQEMTMGRAVFKVTPEKQMVPVPIRKGHNSTSIITTTEDNKIHIHLGNSMTPKMVIRPVAAVTESKEMTLSTGTVLRSPRQITTTATRSSQSKVMSSITISPVTSCTSKPTQTMTGHDAQQPRTGLTRIPMSKSLKTGKAVLGSMGISGGVKLESRAETQSMRIEVRKSTVNSNALQNGGKA; encoded by the exons ATGACTTCCATAAAGAGAGAACACCTTCAAACTAGTCTGAAAAGAATCAGTAGGATCATTCACATCATTGAAACAATAACTggaataaaacattacattctGGG ACTGAAGAGGTTGCTTGAAAACGAAAAAGCCTATCAGGTCAAAAAGGAGAAGGACCACTCTAAACGTCTGGCCAAGGTGCAAGAGGAGCTGGTCAAGCTGAAGTCCTTTGCCCTGATGTTAGTCAATGAGCGCCAGCAGCACCTGGAGCAAATGGACCAACAGAGCCAGCGGGTCCAGGAACTcagccagcagctgcagcagcgggAGCAGGCACTGAGTGAGGCCAGGGAGCATGCCCAGGAGGATGGCCACAGGGTGCTGAGCCTGGAGGCTGAGCTGAAAGAGAAATCAAATAAGCTCACCCAACAACACGAAGAAATGAGTGCCAAGCTGGCCAGTCAGGAGAGCCACAGCCGTCAACTCAACGTCAAGCTTTTGGGGCTTACGCATAAAGTGGAGGAGCTGGAAGAGAGCAACAGGGCCCTGAGGAAATCTGAGGAGGAACTGCAGGAGCTCAGGGAGAAGATTGGCAAAGGGGAGTGTGGCAACTCCAACTTGATTGCTGAGGTGGAAAACTTGCGGAAGCAGGTGCTGGAAATGGAAGGAAAGGACGAGGAGATTACCAAGACTGAAAATCAATGTAGGGAGCTGAGAAAGAGGCTTCAAGAGGAGGACAATAAAAGTAAAGACCTTAGGCTAGAAGTGGAGAAGCTCCAGAAAAGGATGATGGAGTTAGAGAAGCTTGAGGATGCATTCAGTATCAGCAAGTCGGAGTGTGCGGAGTTACACACTGCtttagagagagaaaagggcCTGAGCAAAGAGCTCTCAGATGAAGTCGTAGCTCTCAGGATCCGTATGAAAGAGCTTGAGTCTTCAGAACTCAAGTTGGAAAAGTCAGAACTGAGTCTTAAGGATGACTTGAGTAAGCTGAAGTCACTGACGGTTGCTTTGATGGAAGAACGAAAGACCCTAATGGAAAGAATGAAGTCAGATGAGAAGAAACAGGAGGATTTGAGTACAATGGTCAAGGTTGAGCAGAGTAAGGTCATGGAGGTGACTGAGAAACTGATAGAAGAAAGCAAAAAGCTCCTGAAGTTAAAATCAGAGATGGAAAACAAAGTAGAAACTCTTACCATAGAAAAGGGGGAGCTAAGCAATAAGCTAGCTTATGAAATAGATACATCTACGGATCTCAATTCTAAAGTCAGCCAAATGAAAAAGAGGTTAGATGGGTTTGAGCAAGCAGAGAAGCTATCAGTGAAGAATTTGGTGAAAAGTGACCCGGGACGAACACCTGACCCCATAAGAAAAGAAGACAACAAAGTTAACGAACTGACTTTTGAAATTGAGCGCCTGAAAAATCGTCTCAAACAACTTGAAGTGGTAGAAGGAGATTTGATCAAGACGGAGGATCAGTACGACATGTTGGAAAAAAGGTTCATGACTGAGCAGGACAAAGCCAACATTCTCTCCCGGCAGGTGGAGGAAATGAGGAATCAGATAGCTCGGAACAAAGCGAttgagaaaggagaggaggacagcCAGGAAGAAGACCTCCGACAACGATGCAAGAGAGAGGAGGTCAAAATGAGGGAACTGCAGGCGGATGTAGTTGCCCTCAAAGAGAAGATCCATGAACTGATGCACAAAGAAGACCAACTTTCTCAGCTGCAAGTAGACTACTCTGTCCTGCAGCAGAGGTTcctggaagaggaagagaaagcaAAGAACATGGGAACTGAAGTTTTCCATCTCTCCAAAGAGCTGGAGATAGCAAAGCGCCACAGTCGAGCACTAAGGCCCAGCTTGAATGGGAGGAGAATGGTGGACGCTGCTGTGACTTCCACTGGAGTACAGACAGAGGCGTCGTCGTCTGGGCCAGCAGAGGAGGATACCCCAGCTGTGTTTATCAGGAAGTCGGTTCAAGAAGAAAATCACATCATGAACAACCTCAGACAGAAGTGCCTCAAGAAGTCAGAAAAGTCTATTGAGCGTTGTCCTTCATCGAGCAGCGACATGGGCTTGAAGAAATCCTGGATTCCCTGGATGAGGAAAAAGGACAACCCCCCTCAAGAGACCAGCTTGGAAAAGTCTCTGCACATTAATGGAGATCATCTGCCCTCTGAACTGACCTTGTCCCCAAAGCCAGGGCAGCCCTTACACATCCGAGTAACACCAGACCATCAAAACAACATGACCACTCTTGAGATCAGAACTACTGAGGACGTTTTCTCTAGCTCAGCTCCCCTCAGCCCCAACCCATCTCAACCTAAATCAAGAATCACAATCATTCCCAGCTACTCTGCCCAAACCCCCAAACGAAAGCCCACCACTGGACATCAGGGTCTTGAAAGAGCAAAGTCTCCAGTCACCATCACAACTATATCCAGAGCCAAGTCTCCTGAGAGCAACCGACCTTGCTCCACTGCTTCAGGCAGGCCATTGTCCCCTGTCTCCATTATGACAGTCAGCACTTCTGTAGTATCCGAAGCCTCCGCCTCCCCAGAGCCGCAGGAGATGACTATGGGCCGAGCTGTGTTCAAGGTTACCCCAGAGAAGCAGATGGTCCCGGTGCCTATACGGAAGGGTCACAACAGCAccagcatcatcaccaccactgAAGATAATAAGATCCACATTCACCTAGGCAACAGCATGACCCCAAAGATGGTCATCAGGCCAGTGGCTGCTGTGACAGAGAGCAAGGAGATGACCTTATCAACTGGGACAGTTTTGCGCTCGCCCCGCCAAATCACCACCACTGCTACCAGGAGCTCACAGAGCAAAGTGATGAGCAGTATCACGATTTCCCCTGTTACATCCTGCACATCCAAACCGACACAAACCATG ACCGGGCACGATGCCCAACAGCCTCGCACAGGGCTGACCCGCATCCCAATGTCAAAGAGCCTGAAGACGGGGAAAGCTGTGCTGGGATCCATGGGCATCTCGGGGGGAGTGAAGCTTGAGTCGCGAGCCGAGACACAGTCTATGAGGATAGAAGTGAGGAAATCCACTGTGAACAGCAATGCTCTACAAAATGGAGGAAAAGCCTGA
- the LOC117755818 gene encoding filamin-A-interacting protein 1-like isoform X1, with the protein MRSKNSGVEREANGVLGVPQDDHDNSQEQEVGLPVKSLKTKVQQNESEDKVEVEVITDKEKLLFDSSEAREKRRDIMDLSREDLLKLLGIMEGEVQAREDVIGMLKSKQTEPEALESRYGSAVPNSALQALQRDGFNTGTEPHNHSVYQKPMAELERLQEKHKDTYRRMLGQLLLAEKCHRRTVHELDTEKRKHVDYMNKSDDFTNLLEQERERLKRLLENEKAYQVKKEKDHSKRLAKVQEELVKLKSFALMLVNERQQHLEQMDQQSQRVQELSQQLQQREQALSEAREHAQEDGHRVLSLEAELKEKSNKLTQQHEEMSAKLASQESHSRQLNVKLLGLTHKVEELEESNRALRKSEEELQELREKIGKGECGNSNLIAEVENLRKQVLEMEGKDEEITKTENQCRELRKRLQEEDNKSKDLRLEVEKLQKRMMELEKLEDAFSISKSECAELHTALEREKGLSKELSDEVVALRIRMKELESSELKLEKSELSLKDDLSKLKSLTVALMEERKTLMERMKSDEKKQEDLSTMVKVEQSKVMEVTEKLIEESKKLLKLKSEMENKVETLTIEKGELSNKLAYEIDTSTDLNSKVSQMKKRLDGFEQAEKLSVKNLVKSDPGRTPDPIRKEDNKVNELTFEIERLKNRLKQLEVVEGDLIKTEDQYDMLEKRFMTEQDKANILSRQVEEMRNQIARNKAIEKGEEDSQEEDLRQRCKREEVKMRELQADVVALKEKIHELMHKEDQLSQLQVDYSVLQQRFLEEEEKAKNMGTEVFHLSKELEIAKRHSRALRPSLNGRRMVDAAVTSTGVQTEASSSGPAEEDTPAVFIRKSVQEENHIMNNLRQKCLKKSEKSIERCPSSSSDMGLKKSWIPWMRKKDNPPQETSLEKSLHINGDHLPSELTLSPKPGQPLHIRVTPDHQNNMTTLEIRTTEDVFSSSAPLSPNPSQPKSRITIIPSYSAQTPKRKPTTGHQGLERAKSPVTITTISRAKSPESNRPCSTASGRPLSPVSIMTVSTSVVSEASASPEPQEMTMGRAVFKVTPEKQMVPVPIRKGHNSTSIITTTEDNKIHIHLGNSMTPKMVIRPVAAVTESKEMTLSTGTVLRSPRQITTTATRSSQSKVMSSITISPVTSCTSKPTQTMTGHDAQQPRTGLTRIPMSKSLKTGKAVLGSMGISGGVKLESRAETQSMRIEVRKSTVNSNALQNGGKA; encoded by the exons ATGCGGTCCAAAAACAGcggggtggagagagaggccAACGGCGTCCTTGGGGTTCCGCAGGACGACCACGACAACAGCCAGGAACAGGAAGTGGGTTTGCCCGTGAAAAGCCTGAAGACCAAAGTTCAGCAGAATGAGAGCGAGGAtaaggtggaggtggaggtgatcACAGAtaaagagaagctgctgtttgattcCTCTGAggccagagagaaaagaagggacATCATGGATCTGTCCAGAGAGGATCTGCTAAAACTGCTGGGGATCATGGAGGGAGAGGTTCAA GCCAGAGAGGATGTCATCGGCATGTTAAAGTCCAAACAGACTGAGCCAGAGGCCCTCGAGTCCCGTTACGGCTCTGCAGTCCCCAACTCGGCCCTCCAGGCCCTGCAGAGAGACGGCTTCAACACTGGCACTGAGCCACACAACCACAGTGTCTACCAAAAGCCTATGGCTGAG CTGGAGCGTCTGCAGGAGAAGCACAAGGACACGTACCGGAGGATGCTGGGTCAGCTGCTGCTCGCTGAAAAGTGCCACCGCCGCACCGTTCACGAGCTGGACACAGAGAAACGCAAACATGTGGACTACATGAACAAGAGCGACGACTTCACCAACCtgctggagcaggagagagagag ACTGAAGAGGTTGCTTGAAAACGAAAAAGCCTATCAGGTCAAAAAGGAGAAGGACCACTCTAAACGTCTGGCCAAGGTGCAAGAGGAGCTGGTCAAGCTGAAGTCCTTTGCCCTGATGTTAGTCAATGAGCGCCAGCAGCACCTGGAGCAAATGGACCAACAGAGCCAGCGGGTCCAGGAACTcagccagcagctgcagcagcgggAGCAGGCACTGAGTGAGGCCAGGGAGCATGCCCAGGAGGATGGCCACAGGGTGCTGAGCCTGGAGGCTGAGCTGAAAGAGAAATCAAATAAGCTCACCCAACAACACGAAGAAATGAGTGCCAAGCTGGCCAGTCAGGAGAGCCACAGCCGTCAACTCAACGTCAAGCTTTTGGGGCTTACGCATAAAGTGGAGGAGCTGGAAGAGAGCAACAGGGCCCTGAGGAAATCTGAGGAGGAACTGCAGGAGCTCAGGGAGAAGATTGGCAAAGGGGAGTGTGGCAACTCCAACTTGATTGCTGAGGTGGAAAACTTGCGGAAGCAGGTGCTGGAAATGGAAGGAAAGGACGAGGAGATTACCAAGACTGAAAATCAATGTAGGGAGCTGAGAAAGAGGCTTCAAGAGGAGGACAATAAAAGTAAAGACCTTAGGCTAGAAGTGGAGAAGCTCCAGAAAAGGATGATGGAGTTAGAGAAGCTTGAGGATGCATTCAGTATCAGCAAGTCGGAGTGTGCGGAGTTACACACTGCtttagagagagaaaagggcCTGAGCAAAGAGCTCTCAGATGAAGTCGTAGCTCTCAGGATCCGTATGAAAGAGCTTGAGTCTTCAGAACTCAAGTTGGAAAAGTCAGAACTGAGTCTTAAGGATGACTTGAGTAAGCTGAAGTCACTGACGGTTGCTTTGATGGAAGAACGAAAGACCCTAATGGAAAGAATGAAGTCAGATGAGAAGAAACAGGAGGATTTGAGTACAATGGTCAAGGTTGAGCAGAGTAAGGTCATGGAGGTGACTGAGAAACTGATAGAAGAAAGCAAAAAGCTCCTGAAGTTAAAATCAGAGATGGAAAACAAAGTAGAAACTCTTACCATAGAAAAGGGGGAGCTAAGCAATAAGCTAGCTTATGAAATAGATACATCTACGGATCTCAATTCTAAAGTCAGCCAAATGAAAAAGAGGTTAGATGGGTTTGAGCAAGCAGAGAAGCTATCAGTGAAGAATTTGGTGAAAAGTGACCCGGGACGAACACCTGACCCCATAAGAAAAGAAGACAACAAAGTTAACGAACTGACTTTTGAAATTGAGCGCCTGAAAAATCGTCTCAAACAACTTGAAGTGGTAGAAGGAGATTTGATCAAGACGGAGGATCAGTACGACATGTTGGAAAAAAGGTTCATGACTGAGCAGGACAAAGCCAACATTCTCTCCCGGCAGGTGGAGGAAATGAGGAATCAGATAGCTCGGAACAAAGCGAttgagaaaggagaggaggacagcCAGGAAGAAGACCTCCGACAACGATGCAAGAGAGAGGAGGTCAAAATGAGGGAACTGCAGGCGGATGTAGTTGCCCTCAAAGAGAAGATCCATGAACTGATGCACAAAGAAGACCAACTTTCTCAGCTGCAAGTAGACTACTCTGTCCTGCAGCAGAGGTTcctggaagaggaagagaaagcaAAGAACATGGGAACTGAAGTTTTCCATCTCTCCAAAGAGCTGGAGATAGCAAAGCGCCACAGTCGAGCACTAAGGCCCAGCTTGAATGGGAGGAGAATGGTGGACGCTGCTGTGACTTCCACTGGAGTACAGACAGAGGCGTCGTCGTCTGGGCCAGCAGAGGAGGATACCCCAGCTGTGTTTATCAGGAAGTCGGTTCAAGAAGAAAATCACATCATGAACAACCTCAGACAGAAGTGCCTCAAGAAGTCAGAAAAGTCTATTGAGCGTTGTCCTTCATCGAGCAGCGACATGGGCTTGAAGAAATCCTGGATTCCCTGGATGAGGAAAAAGGACAACCCCCCTCAAGAGACCAGCTTGGAAAAGTCTCTGCACATTAATGGAGATCATCTGCCCTCTGAACTGACCTTGTCCCCAAAGCCAGGGCAGCCCTTACACATCCGAGTAACACCAGACCATCAAAACAACATGACCACTCTTGAGATCAGAACTACTGAGGACGTTTTCTCTAGCTCAGCTCCCCTCAGCCCCAACCCATCTCAACCTAAATCAAGAATCACAATCATTCCCAGCTACTCTGCCCAAACCCCCAAACGAAAGCCCACCACTGGACATCAGGGTCTTGAAAGAGCAAAGTCTCCAGTCACCATCACAACTATATCCAGAGCCAAGTCTCCTGAGAGCAACCGACCTTGCTCCACTGCTTCAGGCAGGCCATTGTCCCCTGTCTCCATTATGACAGTCAGCACTTCTGTAGTATCCGAAGCCTCCGCCTCCCCAGAGCCGCAGGAGATGACTATGGGCCGAGCTGTGTTCAAGGTTACCCCAGAGAAGCAGATGGTCCCGGTGCCTATACGGAAGGGTCACAACAGCAccagcatcatcaccaccactgAAGATAATAAGATCCACATTCACCTAGGCAACAGCATGACCCCAAAGATGGTCATCAGGCCAGTGGCTGCTGTGACAGAGAGCAAGGAGATGACCTTATCAACTGGGACAGTTTTGCGCTCGCCCCGCCAAATCACCACCACTGCTACCAGGAGCTCACAGAGCAAAGTGATGAGCAGTATCACGATTTCCCCTGTTACATCCTGCACATCCAAACCGACACAAACCATG ACCGGGCACGATGCCCAACAGCCTCGCACAGGGCTGACCCGCATCCCAATGTCAAAGAGCCTGAAGACGGGGAAAGCTGTGCTGGGATCCATGGGCATCTCGGGGGGAGTGAAGCTTGAGTCGCGAGCCGAGACACAGTCTATGAGGATAGAAGTGAGGAAATCCACTGTGAACAGCAATGCTCTACAAAATGGAGGAAAAGCCTGA